The following are encoded together in the Arcticibacterium luteifluviistationis genome:
- the fumC gene encoding class II fumarate hydratase, with protein MEYRIEKDTIGEVQVPANVYWGAQTQRSIQNFDIARDINKMPKEIIKGFAYLKHAAALTNLDAGVLDKSKADLIGKVCQEILDGSLDDQFPLVVWQTGSGTQSNMNCNEVIAYRAHVLNGGSLTDKSKTLHPNDDVNKSQSSNDTFPTAMHIAAYKILIECTIPGIEKLRDTLAAKSKEFMNVVKIGRTHFMDATPLTVGQELSGYVSQLNHGLKAIRNTFDHLSELALGGTAVGTGINTPEGYSENVAKHIADLTGIPFITAENKFEALAAHDAIVEAHGALKTVAVSLMKIGNDIRMLSSGPRSGIGELSIPANEPGSSIMPGKVNPTQSEAITMVAAQVLGNDVAINIGGANGHFELNVFKPMMIFNFLHSARLIGDACVSFNDNCAVGLEPIYDNIKRQLNNSLMLVTALNTKIGYYKAAEIAQTAHERGASLKETAIDLGYVTAEEFDLWVRPEDMVGELPK; from the coding sequence ATGGAATACAGAATAGAAAAAGACACTATTGGTGAAGTGCAGGTTCCTGCCAATGTTTATTGGGGAGCCCAAACCCAACGTTCAATACAAAATTTTGATATCGCGAGAGATATCAATAAAATGCCTAAAGAGATTATAAAAGGTTTTGCATACTTAAAGCATGCAGCGGCTCTTACAAATCTTGATGCAGGTGTTTTAGATAAATCAAAGGCAGATTTGATTGGTAAAGTTTGTCAAGAGATATTAGATGGCTCATTGGATGACCAATTTCCTTTAGTGGTTTGGCAAACAGGTTCTGGAACGCAGAGTAACATGAACTGTAACGAGGTTATTGCTTACAGAGCCCATGTATTAAATGGAGGTAGTTTAACGGACAAAAGCAAAACGCTGCACCCTAATGATGATGTTAATAAATCGCAATCGTCAAACGATACTTTTCCAACAGCAATGCACATTGCAGCCTATAAAATTCTTATAGAGTGCACTATCCCTGGAATTGAAAAACTAAGAGATACTTTGGCTGCTAAGTCTAAAGAATTTATGAATGTGGTTAAAATAGGAAGAACTCACTTCATGGATGCAACACCTTTAACGGTAGGGCAGGAGCTTTCTGGTTATGTTTCTCAGCTAAATCATGGCTTAAAAGCAATCAGAAATACATTCGACCACCTTTCTGAGTTGGCATTAGGTGGAACAGCTGTAGGTACAGGAATTAATACGCCAGAAGGGTATTCTGAAAATGTTGCCAAGCATATTGCTGACTTAACAGGCATACCTTTCATTACAGCAGAAAACAAATTTGAAGCTTTAGCTGCTCACGATGCCATAGTAGAAGCTCATGGAGCTCTGAAAACAGTGGCGGTAAGTTTGATGAAGATTGGTAACGATATTAGAATGTTGTCTTCAGGACCACGTTCTGGAATCGGAGAATTATCAATTCCAGCTAATGAGCCAGGATCTTCTATCATGCCGGGTAAAGTGAATCCTACACAGAGTGAAGCCATAACTATGGTAGCTGCTCAAGTTTTAGGTAATGATGTGGCTATTAATATTGGTGGAGCCAACGGTCATTTTGAACTGAATGTTTTCAAACCAATGATGATTTTTAATTTCTTGCATTCTGCGAGATTGATTGGAGATGCTTGTGTGTCATTTAATGATAATTGTGCGGTAGGTTTAGAGCCTATTTATGATAATATTAAGCGTCAATTAAATAACTCGCTTATGCTAGTGACAGCTCTAAATACTAAAATAGGTTATTATAAGGCAGCAGAAATAGCTCAAACGGCTCATGAGAGAGGTGCTTCATTAAAAGAAACTGCAATTGATTTGGGCTATGTAACCGCTGAAGAGTTTGACCTGTGGGTTAGACCGGAAGATATGGTGGGAGAGTTACCAAAATAA
- a CDS encoding pseudouridine synthase: MLSQFTSEGGHKSLKDLDFDFAKDVYPVGRLDHDSEGLLVLTNDKSLNQRILNPDAKQFKTYLCQVDGAVDGKALWEMERGVEIKHKGKVHFTAPAKAKAFEGDIPEEREPPVRFRQSIPTSWLTLSIAEGKNRQVRKMTAAVGFPTLRLIRVRIGGLSLHNLKAGDIREMTYQEIKQIFN, translated from the coding sequence ATGCTTTCCCAGTTTACTTCTGAAGGAGGGCATAAGTCTTTAAAAGACTTAGATTTTGATTTTGCGAAGGATGTTTATCCAGTAGGAAGACTCGACCATGATAGTGAGGGTTTGTTAGTTTTGACCAATGATAAAAGTCTAAATCAACGAATTCTGAATCCAGACGCGAAACAGTTCAAAACCTATTTATGTCAAGTTGATGGAGCTGTTGATGGAAAGGCCCTTTGGGAAATGGAACGTGGGGTAGAGATAAAACACAAAGGAAAGGTTCATTTTACGGCCCCAGCTAAGGCTAAGGCTTTTGAGGGAGATATACCTGAAGAAAGAGAGCCTCCAGTTAGATTTAGACAGAGTATCCCAACTTCTTGGCTTACCTTATCAATAGCTGAAGGTAAAAATAGACAAGTTAGAAAAATGACTGCAGCCGTAGGTTTTCCTACACTTAGGTTAATTAGAGTTCGAATAGGAGGACTTTCTTTACATAATCTGAAAGCAGGAGATATTCGAGAAATGACTTATCAGGAGATTAAGCAAATCTTTAACTAA
- the truA gene encoding tRNA pseudouridine(38-40) synthase TruA — protein sequence MRYFFEISYLGTHYHGWQIQPREISIQECIEKGLAKILQTEIRINGSSRTDTGVHARQQYAHVEIEDLKMSIGDLTWKLNSYLPKDISINRIVAVSNEKHSRFDATDRKYIYRINLQKDPFCIENSLYFRKDLDVDKMNEVSKLLLNHSNFQCFSKVRTEVNNFICDIQKAEWILKGHNLEFHVKSNRFLRGMVRAIVGTLLDVGLGKVSQEDFQAILNSQDRRNAGSAAKAHGLTLEEVNYPENYFAE from the coding sequence ATGCGGTACTTTTTCGAAATTTCTTATTTAGGCACTCACTACCATGGCTGGCAAATACAGCCTAGGGAGATTAGTATACAAGAATGTATAGAAAAGGGTCTAGCAAAAATTCTTCAAACTGAAATCAGAATAAACGGAAGCAGTAGAACAGACACAGGAGTGCATGCAAGGCAGCAATATGCCCATGTGGAGATTGAAGACCTCAAGATGTCAATTGGTGACTTAACGTGGAAATTAAATAGTTACTTACCAAAAGACATTTCAATAAACAGAATTGTGGCTGTTTCAAATGAAAAGCATAGTCGTTTTGATGCCACAGACAGGAAATACATTTACAGGATAAATCTTCAAAAAGACCCTTTTTGTATCGAAAACTCCCTCTATTTCCGAAAAGACTTAGACGTTGATAAGATGAATGAAGTTTCAAAACTATTATTAAATCACTCAAACTTTCAATGCTTCAGTAAAGTAAGAACCGAAGTCAATAATTTCATTTGCGATATCCAAAAAGCCGAATGGATACTGAAAGGACATAATTTAGAGTTTCATGTCAAGTCTAATAGATTTTTGAGAGGAATGGTACGTGCCATTGTGGGTACTTTACTGGATGTGGGACTTGGGAAAGTTTCTCAAGAAGACTTTCAAGCCATTTTAAATTCTCAAGATAGAAGAAATGCAGGAAGTGCAGCCAAAGCTCATGGACTTACATTGGAAGAAGTTAATTACCCAGAAAACTATTTTGCCGAATGA
- a CDS encoding GNAT family N-acetyltransferase: MIIRKALPSEMEIVRTLFKEYALELNVDLCFQSFDEELENLPGVYAEPIGCILVLENTKSELQGVVGLKKLEDGVCEMKRLYVAPDARKDGNGRKMAIALLEEAKAKNYKIMKLDTIERLVPAVKLYEKLGFVKTEAYNYNPDGTVLYFQKEL, translated from the coding sequence ATGATAATTAGAAAAGCATTGCCAAGCGAAATGGAAATAGTGCGTACGCTTTTTAAAGAGTACGCCCTAGAGCTTAATGTAGACTTATGTTTTCAAAGCTTTGACGAAGAATTAGAAAACCTTCCTGGTGTATATGCGGAGCCTATAGGATGTATTTTAGTTCTAGAAAACACAAAAAGTGAGCTTCAAGGGGTGGTAGGCTTAAAAAAGCTAGAAGACGGCGTTTGTGAAATGAAACGTTTATACGTAGCACCTGATGCTAGAAAAGATGGGAATGGCAGGAAAATGGCCATAGCCCTTTTAGAAGAAGCTAAGGCTAAAAATTACAAGATTATGAAGCTAGACACTATAGAGAGATTAGTACCTGCAGTTAAGCTTTATGAAAAATTAGGCTTTGTTAAAACAGAAGCTTACAACTATAATCCAGATGGCACCGTACTTTATTTTCAAAAAGAACTTTAA
- a CDS encoding L-threonylcarbamoyladenylate synthase, whose amino-acid sequence MAEIGKDILKAKALLEAGELVGLPTETVYGLAANALNAKAVAKIFEAKERPSFDPLIIHTDSIQKVKDFVQYIPLDLEVLLKQFSPGPITVLLPKKAIISDLVTSGLERVAVRIPNHPLSLELLRSIDFPLAAPSANPFGYISPTSAQHVENQLGEKLKYILDGGECQVGLESTIIGFENDKLTVYRKGGLSIESIEKVVGKVNLKEHSSSNPAAPGMLKSHYAPKKKVIFIRDFDAHPFDYNPDKVGFLGFCEALPFLKTEQQFLLSPNKDLNEAARNLFKGLRFLDQLDIETVIIELVPEVGLGMAINDRLKRAAAK is encoded by the coding sequence ATGGCAGAAATAGGTAAAGATATTTTAAAAGCTAAAGCTTTGTTAGAAGCTGGTGAATTGGTAGGATTACCAACTGAAACTGTTTATGGTTTGGCGGCAAATGCTTTAAACGCAAAAGCCGTTGCCAAGATATTTGAGGCTAAAGAAAGACCATCTTTTGACCCTTTAATAATTCATACGGATTCTATCCAAAAGGTTAAGGATTTCGTACAATACATCCCTTTGGATTTAGAAGTTTTATTGAAACAATTTTCTCCTGGTCCAATAACTGTTTTGCTTCCTAAAAAAGCAATCATCTCTGATTTAGTAACATCTGGGCTTGAACGTGTTGCCGTAAGAATCCCAAATCACCCATTAAGTCTTGAACTATTAAGGTCCATCGACTTTCCATTGGCAGCCCCTTCCGCAAATCCATTTGGGTATATAAGCCCTACCAGTGCACAGCACGTAGAAAATCAGTTAGGTGAAAAGTTAAAATATATCTTAGATGGTGGTGAATGTCAAGTGGGTTTAGAATCCACTATTATTGGTTTTGAAAATGATAAATTAACCGTTTATCGCAAGGGTGGCTTATCTATTGAAAGTATTGAGAAAGTTGTTGGTAAAGTAAATCTGAAAGAGCATTCTAGTTCCAACCCTGCTGCTCCTGGCATGCTAAAATCGCACTACGCTCCTAAGAAGAAGGTGATTTTCATAAGAGATTTTGACGCTCACCCTTTCGACTACAATCCTGATAAAGTTGGATTTCTTGGTTTTTGTGAAGCTTTGCCTTTTCTAAAAACCGAACAACAGTTTTTATTGTCTCCAAATAAAGATTTAAACGAAGCGGCTCGAAACCTTTTCAAAGGCTTAAGATTTCTAGATCAATTAGATATAGAAACTGTAATCATAGAATTAGTACCTGAGGTAGGATTAGGCATGGCTATAAATGATAGATTAAAAAGAGCTGCAGCTAAATAA
- a CDS encoding OmpA family protein has translation MAQKRVYLEAADSFSGEKVKVEWRAISGKTNNSYVIKTEDNLQFIDIIGDDEVQLKAINDLYYVEEKIVFASDINDGEEVKLGVEKRPTASLKIVAKSKETDRDEPASYEVFFEGRMVGRGNTTRSSLKYELVVQQSGSYQIITKSPGYSESKTDFDVQIGNPSNLVEMVVYLEKPGNQVAIRFTDEQSGKPVNASVKISETSSGKVVYDEAAPNGVVLFTFKSGINYKITGVSKDYREYSKTLEGSQREDLKAVMRPYAFIEFKITDSRTKRPIPASIKLISPSGKTNTYAYKEGEKIRPEETGDYKVEIQSEGYVPSSGTVGVASLYGSSVEPVFTLVEADKQFFINVIDHYTKERVGNADFRVFGPGGEEMPGIKQNENGTYYFITDPEKSYFIESGGKGYQPVTKSLKEDNKRFTLELYWTPEVTHSFKLMEQFTNKPVTNASLKIINEYGKELFVYDTKKDGIFLTRMEEKINVNYSIVAEGYQSDAIPKILSSNAQELYLTPIGTATYNVEVIDLVSKERLKASIKYFLDKKEIDLVEYEGSDRVEVSYGGNKNYSIEVRMKGYTSFTGLVGAEMIKGNSIVIPLTKDAYLISFKIIGIDDNTALRKIQLRINAKGGERATEKFVAKTSIYEADLLGEESYTIQVLADGFEAYADAFKVSDLVESNFVKTITLKEAPKTIIKEKPEPVAIVEVPEPEPEIVKPEVKKEEAPVLAVVKPEPKTPIIEKPAPKPIQKPALPPKEKVAAAMPKTVSQMQAEFNKKTSLGQRYLLEEVYFDQGSSKIRDAEVTELNELAETIKNNENFVIEIVGYTDNVGDPRLNLGLSQFRAKAVANYLFFKGADPDRIRSNGFGQEKAVAENDTEENRAKNRRVEMVLIKN, from the coding sequence ATGGCTCAAAAAAGAGTTTATCTTGAAGCTGCTGATTCTTTTAGTGGTGAGAAAGTAAAAGTGGAGTGGCGAGCTATTTCAGGAAAGACAAACAACTCGTACGTCATAAAAACAGAAGACAATCTTCAATTTATAGATATAATAGGAGACGATGAAGTTCAGCTAAAAGCCATAAACGATTTATATTATGTAGAAGAGAAAATTGTTTTCGCTTCTGATATTAATGATGGAGAGGAAGTCAAGCTTGGGGTTGAAAAAAGACCTACGGCTAGTTTAAAAATTGTAGCAAAATCTAAAGAAACTGATAGGGACGAACCTGCCTCTTACGAAGTGTTTTTTGAAGGCAGAATGGTGGGTAGAGGAAACACCACCAGAAGTTCACTTAAATATGAATTAGTGGTGCAGCAGTCTGGTTCTTATCAGATAATTACTAAATCTCCGGGTTATTCCGAAAGTAAAACAGATTTTGATGTTCAAATAGGGAACCCGTCTAACCTCGTAGAAATGGTGGTTTACCTTGAAAAACCAGGTAACCAAGTAGCCATAAGATTTACAGACGAACAGTCTGGTAAGCCGGTAAATGCTAGTGTGAAAATTTCAGAAACATCTTCAGGAAAAGTAGTCTATGATGAAGCTGCTCCAAATGGCGTGGTTCTGTTTACTTTCAAAAGTGGTATTAATTATAAAATCACAGGTGTTTCAAAAGATTATAGAGAATATAGCAAAACACTTGAAGGTTCTCAAAGAGAAGATTTAAAAGCGGTGATGCGACCTTACGCTTTTATAGAATTTAAAATTACCGACAGCCGAACTAAACGACCTATACCGGCTTCTATTAAGCTTATTTCACCAAGTGGAAAAACGAATACCTACGCTTATAAGGAGGGAGAGAAAATAAGACCTGAGGAAACGGGAGATTATAAGGTGGAAATTCAAAGTGAAGGTTATGTGCCAAGTTCGGGCACAGTAGGTGTAGCGAGTCTTTATGGGAGCAGCGTGGAACCGGTGTTTACCTTGGTAGAAGCTGATAAACAGTTTTTCATTAATGTGATTGACCACTATACAAAAGAGCGTGTAGGGAATGCAGACTTTAGAGTATTTGGTCCTGGAGGAGAAGAAATGCCAGGAATAAAGCAAAACGAAAATGGAACTTATTATTTCATTACAGACCCTGAGAAGAGCTATTTCATAGAGTCGGGAGGAAAGGGCTATCAACCAGTAACCAAGTCCTTAAAAGAAGATAATAAGCGTTTTACTTTAGAGTTATATTGGACACCAGAGGTGACGCATTCTTTTAAATTGATGGAGCAGTTTACCAATAAACCTGTGACTAATGCCAGTTTGAAAATTATCAACGAATATGGTAAGGAACTCTTTGTGTACGACACAAAGAAAGATGGTATATTTTTGACTAGAATGGAGGAAAAAATTAATGTCAATTATTCCATTGTAGCAGAAGGTTATCAATCAGACGCCATTCCAAAAATACTTTCTAGCAATGCTCAGGAACTTTACTTAACGCCTATTGGAACTGCCACTTATAACGTAGAAGTGATTGACCTAGTCAGTAAAGAAAGATTGAAAGCCAGTATTAAGTACTTTTTAGATAAGAAAGAGATAGACCTAGTAGAGTATGAAGGCTCTGATAGGGTAGAGGTTTCTTATGGTGGAAATAAGAATTATTCAATTGAGGTAAGAATGAAAGGATATACCTCTTTTACTGGTCTTGTAGGTGCTGAAATGATAAAAGGTAACAGCATAGTAATTCCGCTTACCAAAGATGCTTATTTGATAAGTTTCAAAATCATAGGAATTGATGATAATACTGCTCTGCGTAAGATTCAACTTAGAATTAATGCGAAAGGGGGAGAAAGGGCTACGGAGAAATTTGTTGCTAAAACTAGTATTTACGAAGCAGATCTTTTAGGCGAAGAGAGTTATACCATCCAGGTATTGGCAGATGGTTTTGAAGCCTATGCAGATGCTTTTAAAGTGAGTGATTTAGTAGAAAGTAATTTTGTAAAAACGATTACTCTTAAGGAGGCTCCAAAAACTATAATAAAGGAAAAGCCTGAGCCAGTAGCTATAGTAGAAGTACCAGAGCCAGAACCTGAGATTGTAAAACCAGAAGTTAAAAAAGAAGAAGCACCAGTTTTAGCTGTAGTAAAACCTGAGCCCAAGACACCAATAATAGAGAAACCGGCACCCAAACCTATTCAAAAACCTGCACTACCTCCAAAAGAGAAAGTAGCAGCCGCTATGCCGAAAACAGTATCTCAAATGCAGGCGGAGTTTAATAAGAAGACATCATTGGGGCAGCGATATCTGTTAGAGGAAGTTTACTTTGACCAAGGAAGCTCAAAAATTAGGGATGCAGAAGTCACTGAATTAAATGAGTTAGCGGAAACTATTAAAAATAACGAAAACTTCGTTATCGAAATCGTTGGTTATACGGATAACGTGGGTGACCCTCGTCTAAATTTGGGATTGTCTCAGTTTAGAGCTAAGGCCGTGGCTAATTACTTATTTTTTAAGGGGGCTGACCCAGATAGAATTCGTAGTAATGGCTTTGGACAAGAAAAAGCAGTAGCAGAAAATGATACAGAAGAAAACAGAGCTAAGAATAGAAGGGTAGAAATGGTTTTAATAAAGAACTAG
- a CDS encoding WbqC family protein, giving the protein MFFTPNFLPSIAYFQKIMETDIININMEDIYVKQTYRNRAQILGANKIENLIIPVNASSTVTANKDVRIENKSKWQRTQLRTIEAAYKSSAFYQFYDYLMIPLFEKDYNFLIDLQLDSLTFCLKAMQMKKTICQATPNDENDVIDIKSKVLPENHHFEPYLQNFGNEFVPNLSVIDLLFCKGPEAYRYLTNQSWSEQ; this is encoded by the coding sequence ATGTTTTTCACTCCAAATTTTCTGCCATCCATTGCCTATTTCCAAAAAATCATGGAAACTGATATTATAAATATCAATATGGAGGATATATATGTTAAACAAACATATAGAAACAGGGCTCAAATTTTAGGAGCAAATAAAATAGAAAACCTAATAATTCCAGTAAACGCTAGCTCTACAGTTACAGCTAACAAAGATGTAAGGATAGAAAATAAATCAAAATGGCAGAGAACTCAGCTAAGAACCATAGAGGCTGCATACAAAAGTTCAGCCTTTTATCAGTTCTATGACTACCTGATGATACCCCTTTTTGAAAAAGATTACAATTTCTTAATCGATTTACAACTGGACAGTTTGACATTTTGTCTTAAAGCTATGCAAATGAAAAAGACAATATGTCAGGCAACGCCAAATGACGAAAATGACGTAATAGACATTAAATCAAAGGTTTTACCAGAAAATCACCATTTCGAACCATACTTGCAAAACTTTGGCAACGAGTTTGTACCTAACCTATCTGTAATAGATTTACTGTTTTGTAAAGGCCCAGAGGCGTACCGATATTTAACAAATCAAAGTTGGAGTGAACAGTAA
- a CDS encoding ATP-dependent Clp protease ATP-binding subunit — MEPKFSQRVKEVISLAREEALRLGHDYIGTEHLILGMIREGDGMGLELIRKTGIKITDLKQSIESATRGTATNNIKNLANIPLTRQSEKVLKITHLEAKIFRSEVIGTEHLLLAILRDSDNLGCQIVNRFKVNYELIKEMLEYQLTGESPSMENADTDDDDEGRLFSSPGGKGTGSRDSKTEKSKTPILDNFGRDLTKMAEAGKLDQIIGRQKEIERVAQILSRRKKNNPILIGEPGVGKTAIAEGLALRIVEKKVSRVLYGKRVVTLDLASLVAGTKYRGQFEERMKAVMAEIEKSPDVILFIDEIHTIVGAGGASGSLDASNMFKPALARGEVQCIGATTLDEYRQYIEKDGALARRFQMVMVDPTSVEETVEILNNIKDKYEEHHHVNYSDEAIQAAVKYSDRYISDRFLPDKAIDVIDEVGARVHINNIHVPQEIIDLEESVENIKVEKNAVVKSQRYEEAAQLRDKEKKLIDQLDRVKLAWEEESKEKRHLVTEDNVGEVIAQMTGIPINKVNMNEGERMLKMGDSLKNRIIGQDKAVAKLVKAIQRTRVGLKDPKKPIGSFIFLGPTGVGKTELAKALTEYLFDKDEALIRIDMSEYMEKFSISRLVGAPPGYVGYEEGGQLTEKVRRKPYSVILLDEIEKAHPDVFNILLQVLDDGVLTDSLGRKVDFRNAIIIMTSNIGVRDLKDFGAGIGFATQARKDNQDEAVKSTIQSALRKTFSPEFLNRLDDVIIFNSLEKESIHQIIDILLKKLFVRINGLGYEIEVTSEAKDFVAEKGYDRQYGARPLNRAIQKYVEDPMAEEILKGDLKEGDVMLVDYVKDAEELTFSKKKKKAVVESK, encoded by the coding sequence ATGGAACCCAAATTTTCGCAGAGAGTAAAAGAGGTAATTTCCTTGGCCAGAGAAGAGGCTTTACGTTTGGGTCATGATTACATTGGCACCGAGCATTTAATTCTAGGCATGATTCGTGAAGGCGATGGCATGGGTTTAGAATTGATTAGAAAGACTGGCATTAAGATTACTGACTTAAAGCAGAGCATTGAATCTGCTACACGTGGCACAGCCACAAATAATATTAAGAACCTTGCAAATATTCCTTTAACTAGGCAATCTGAAAAGGTCTTAAAAATCACGCATTTGGAAGCTAAAATTTTCCGTTCTGAAGTTATTGGAACGGAGCATTTACTTTTAGCTATCTTGAGAGACTCTGACAACTTAGGTTGTCAAATAGTTAATCGTTTCAAGGTTAATTATGAGCTCATAAAAGAAATGCTAGAGTACCAGTTAACTGGTGAAAGCCCTAGCATGGAAAATGCCGATACTGACGACGACGACGAAGGAAGACTATTCTCTAGTCCGGGTGGAAAAGGTACTGGCTCAAGAGATTCTAAGACTGAAAAGTCTAAGACTCCTATTTTAGATAATTTCGGAAGAGATTTGACTAAAATGGCCGAGGCTGGCAAACTTGACCAGATAATAGGAAGGCAAAAAGAAATTGAAAGAGTTGCTCAAATTCTTTCAAGAAGAAAGAAAAATAACCCAATCCTTATTGGTGAACCTGGTGTAGGTAAAACTGCAATAGCTGAAGGTTTAGCTTTAAGAATTGTAGAAAAGAAAGTCTCTAGAGTACTTTATGGTAAGCGAGTGGTTACACTTGACTTAGCCTCTTTAGTAGCTGGAACTAAGTATAGAGGACAGTTTGAAGAGCGAATGAAAGCTGTGATGGCTGAAATCGAGAAATCGCCTGATGTCATTCTTTTCATTGACGAAATACACACTATTGTAGGTGCTGGAGGAGCTAGTGGTTCGCTAGATGCATCCAACATGTTTAAACCTGCTCTTGCAAGAGGTGAGGTACAATGTATTGGTGCTACTACTTTAGACGAGTACCGTCAATACATTGAAAAAGATGGTGCATTAGCCCGGAGATTCCAAATGGTAATGGTGGACCCTACTTCGGTAGAAGAAACTGTTGAGATTTTGAATAATATCAAAGACAAATACGAAGAGCATCATCATGTAAATTATTCTGATGAAGCTATTCAGGCAGCTGTAAAGTATTCTGACAGATACATTTCTGATAGATTTTTACCAGATAAAGCCATCGACGTAATTGATGAAGTGGGTGCTAGAGTTCATATCAATAACATTCACGTTCCACAAGAAATTATTGATTTAGAAGAGTCTGTAGAGAATATCAAAGTGGAGAAAAATGCGGTGGTTAAAAGCCAGCGTTATGAAGAAGCTGCTCAGCTACGTGACAAAGAGAAGAAACTCATAGACCAGCTAGACCGAGTAAAACTGGCTTGGGAAGAGGAAAGTAAAGAAAAAAGACACCTTGTTACAGAAGATAATGTAGGTGAGGTGATAGCCCAAATGACTGGAATTCCTATTAACAAGGTTAATATGAATGAAGGTGAGCGTATGCTCAAAATGGGTGATTCTTTGAAAAATAGAATCATAGGTCAAGATAAAGCCGTAGCCAAACTGGTAAAAGCTATTCAAAGAACCAGAGTTGGTTTGAAAGACCCGAAAAAGCCAATTGGCTCGTTCATATTTTTAGGACCAACAGGTGTAGGAAAAACAGAATTAGCGAAAGCTCTTACTGAATACCTTTTTGACAAAGACGAAGCTCTTATCAGAATAGATATGAGTGAGTACATGGAGAAATTCAGTATTTCAAGACTTGTAGGAGCCCCTCCAGGCTATGTAGGTTATGAAGAAGGTGGTCAACTTACTGAGAAAGTTCGTAGAAAACCTTACTCGGTAATCCTTTTGGATGAAATCGAGAAAGCTCACCCAGATGTGTTTAATATCTTATTACAAGTATTAGACGATGGTGTTCTTACTGATAGCCTTGGTAGAAAAGTTGATTTCAGAAACGCTATCATTATCATGACATCGAACATTGGTGTTCGTGACTTGAAAGACTTTGGAGCTGGAATTGGTTTTGCAACACAGGCCAGAAAAGACAATCAGGATGAAGCCGTTAAGAGTACTATTCAAAGTGCCCTTAGGAAGACTTTCTCCCCTGAATTCTTAAACAGGTTGGATGATGTCATCATTTTCAATTCGCTTGAGAAAGAGTCTATACATCAGATTATTGATATTCTTTTGAAAAAACTATTCGTTAGAATTAACGGACTGGGTTATGAGATTGAGGTAACTAGCGAAGCCAAAGATTTTGTAGCAGAAAAAGGATATGATAGACAGTACGGTGCTAGACCATTAAACAGGGCCATTCAGAAATATGTGGAAGACCCTATGGCAGAAGAGATACTAAAAGGTGACCTTAAAGAAGGTGACGTAATGTTAGTAGATTATGTCAAAGATGCCGAAGAGTTAACCTTTTCGAAAAAGAAAAAGAAAGCCGTAGTCGAGTCTAAATAA